AGAGGTTTAAAGGGAAGTATCATAAAGTGGTTTGGAATCAGCTCCGTTCAGATGTATTTGTCAAGCGTGCATGCAACCACTCCTAGGGGCCCATCCAATTGCTAGGTGTCCAGTTCAGTGTTTTGAGAAGGTTGGAAGTCTTATTGCTGTGATTTCGAATGGCAGATCATATTGTGGTAACGCGGACCCTGAATCAGAATCACGTGGGCCATGTCTGGCCAAAAGGAACTTCAGCCTTTCATTTCAATATTATCACCAGGGTCTTGGGCCGATGAGGACTGGGTAAAAGCAGCGACTCGCACCCCTCTACAAAATCTTCCAGTACCTATAGCAGAAGGTTTTTGCTCACTTTCTACCTTTCATTGGGTTTGGGGCAGGTGAAACTAATTCTAGAgaacatcattttttaattagcGAAAAAATCCAATCGCACTGGCCCAGCACGCCCGGACTCATACCAtgttattgatttaaatataataagCTGTAATTTAACTACTATCAGCTGTAGCTGCTTGGCAACCCCCTGCAATATACAAACGTCGGTCAATACTCCTTTCAGAGATAGTTTAGTACAAGAATGGCTCATCCCCAGCTGtcctttgtattgtttgtttgtgaAAGGTCCACGGGTGGCAGCAGAGCACCTACATTGTGTCTGTGGCTCCTTTAGACAGATTTTACTGTGAAAGATAGCGCCCAGCAGCTTTTTGTGTCAAACACTTGTACTATGCAGGTGCATATAACGCTGCACTCCTGCCATTACAATTGAGATTGTCTCGATTTTGATTCCATAGATGTGGTGGACATTTCTATGTTAAAATACTGAAACGCTCAGCTCAGtgactttttaatattaaaatattattgctgAGAACTCCTCTGTGTTGATAATGCATCACGAAAATCATGAAGAAGAACTCTGATCCTAAAGCACATGCACAGGTTTTCCAAAATCTTTTTAGCCAATAGGATTGCAGATCTACAGAGTTCTCACGCAGGGTCTTTATTAAAGCTCAACCTAGACAGATTGATCTCAAGCTAAgaccatgggcctgattaataGTACTCCCAACACCGAGGAAGACAGATGATCtagaaaatctgtaatggatgatagtctatcctctctagtattggagagatttaataaaccgGGTCCATAGTCCCAGCTTGAGGTGGATGAAGTGACTTAGGTTTACTTTGGTGAATGGTATGGGTTCATCCTACAAGGTTTGACCTGGAAGGCTGTTGTTAATATACACAGGAGGAAGTAATCATTGGTGTCAAGGATAATATTGTCAATCAGTAGGAACACTTCCAATTGTGTACCTTATTAATATAttcttattatcattattaataaactgtgttaatatagcgccaacatattacattacgctgtactttaaataggggttgcaaatggcagacagtgacagagggggaggagaggaccctgccctgaagagctttcaatctaagaggtgggggaagtatcacacaataggagggggatatggaatggtgggaagtagtgagggtttaggagacagaggacaatgggtaggtgaggttgaagcgttgggttttgagtcctcttttaaatgaacagaaagtaggaggaagccaaataagaggaggaagactattccagagagtgggggcagctctagaaacttcttggagccgtgcgtgtgatgaggttttgagcaTATTccagattttcaaaaaaatttgcaaaagtaACAATGGCTGAGGTTCTAGTTGAGAAAGCCATTGGCCATGGTCATGTGATCAGACACAGAATCCTTTCTGCTGTGGAGCTTTACCCTCGCCAAACATTTTAGGATAGGTAATGCTGCATAGTGTAAGAGATAGGATCTTTGTCCACAAAGGGTTTttaatttactataaaaatataaataacaaaacctTAATCAATATTAAAGGTCCTttgtagaaaaacaaataaaaacatcatggCATCAACTTTCCTCGTCAGAAGACGTATAGCAATCCAACCCTAATAGTCCCTTACTCCTCCTATCAGTGTCCGTACCCCCTCCTGCTGCATCCTTCTCCTTGTTTTCTTGGCTGATGACATTTTGCTCTGCCCGGCCTGACAGTAAAATATCTTTGAGTTTCTTTGCTGTGTCCCCGCCAGTGTTATAAGACGACCTCTCCCAGATGTGCCGCGGCTGAGAATTGGCATTGTTGAAGACGAGAGGTGCATCCTGGACTTGGGGATCGATACAGGTCGGGGAAGGAGGTGGTGGCTGGAATCTTTTTTGTGGTGTTTCTTCTTCAGAGTCACTTCCGTGTTCCTCCTTCACCTTCTCAGAGAGGACTGGAGTCACCAGAATTTTCCCACCAGTACTTTCATCTTAAAAGAAATGAGTGAGCCATTAGTTGTGCGATGATATAACAATGCCTCACTAGTTCCAACTGAATTTAGGAAAACCTGCACCTGAAGCAACTTTTAGGCTTATCTTACCTGACCATTCATACACCCCTTGGAGGTCACCCCTGGGTGTATTTTTGCTGGTTTTTCCCTACAAATCAATCAATGTGGATGAcactggggacatctagtggtaaaaaggAATTATTGCGGGGAAGGATATACCATTGCCAATGCAAAGGAATGCCCTTTAACATTGACCCAGAATTTGTCTAaagggtcaatttataaagcagtgaatctccaacattccctgggagagaatcagtcactgccattgaaacacatggacctgaaagattctccaccagtgaatgtttcaggaaatgttaGATATTTGGAGCATTGCTATGTAAAAGGACTGTAAATACAGATATCTCCAGCAGCCTTATACAGCATGATCTTAGTCTCTGTCCCTTGCCACAAGTCTTCATTCTCCAAATGGAGAATGTCTGTGGTTTGCAACAGTCTTCTGTAGCATATAAAAATTTGGTGTAGCCCTGTGGTGCTTTTAGGGTCAGCAGTTTAAGGTATGGtgtatactgaaatataaaccaaggtacttactttaaaaaagacaaaaaaaaaaacaggaaaactacatcgactcaagtataaacctagggcacaaaatgcagccatcgcTGCTAACATCCAATTAACAGAAATGCCAACAAAACGATAAGTGAATGCATACATCTATTCagtgttatttttaaaccatttacgaaaagaaaaatttatgaaaagaaaagaaaaaaagaaaaaaaattaaaaccacagtctcaatctgtttatttttttcctcctttttatagGTTGAAACATTTTATACTTCTAGTTTAGTTGTGATGGGTCACTTGCACTTAAATGATCCTTGTGCaatattgttggtcaccagtagatggtgctgcgtcttcatgtaaagtgcataacaaactctaataatgtctcagGCAGCAAGAGTTTGCTATATACTTTACATGATggcacagcgccatctactggtgtaacccaggtataaactaagattctttttctaatacgGTAGTATTTTCAAGGCAAAAaatatcttggtttatactctgtAAGTTACCCTACAATATCCGGAGCTAACTACCCCCGTTGCCACCCTCCACAGCTGCTATTTAACATGCAATCCAGTGGTATTGCCTCTTCTGTTTCCACCTCACTCTACAAAACCTATTCAGTTCTGGTCCTGACTGtgcactgtatatatttatataaataaatcaagtaTGGTAAAGTATTAGTCAGCCGCAGTTTCCTAACCAGGAGAAGGAGAACAGGAGGAAGCTGTAagtggttggcagcccctgtactgtgacccaactttacagtaaccacccaaaaacacctgggtggttattaaaaagtgccgggtggtgcgcccagctaaaagggggcgGGAGAACACTGATCTGGTACATAACAGTTCCCAGAATTCTCATGTTCCCACTTCTATAACTCATCAAACTGCCCACTGATTATTAATGAAATATCTTTTCGTGGGGGACTGACACTTTAACACGCCAGATCTCCAGGAAAGTTGTTTCTTCTCTAAATCGCCCAATGGATTTTACCATTTATCGCCTCTACATGCACCATGTCATCTACGTACCCGTTTCCACCCATGATGGCACTTTGCCATCCGCATTCCTCTTCCTGGTGTACCCTCGGGGTTTCCATGGATGTTCCTTGCAGGATGGATCCAACCTGCGCAGTTTCCACAGGTAACTCTGATATTCTTTCTTGAGGGCCTCAATCTTTTCCTGGAATTCTTCAATCTTTCTTTCTGAGTATTGGCTGAGCTGGGATTGCTATAAATAGATAGGAAAGTTAGTCAAGAGGGAcgtaaacagtaaaataaaaacgtGTATTCATAAAAGTAACTTTCTGTAATGCCAGTACAGGTGCAAAGCAAGCTTTATTCTTCAGTAAACATCAAATATGGCAATTAAACACATGACCAATGCCACAAGTCACCTGATCTGCCGAGGGAGTCTTACAAAGTGGCTTTTAGGGCATATTTATGTGTGTTTCTTTTATACCTACATCACAGGGTATCTATCTCCAACAAGACCCCACAGCCAGATTTAACCTCCTGGGGGGTAACCCCGAgcgtgactcggggtagaaaaaagaagctggaagcagtaaccccgagtcacactcggagtaggtaaacctatgggaaaccCAAACcgaggagttcctggtgacgtcggtacgCAAGGACGTTGCCAgcttggcaggaaattcaaaatccatttgtattgcattcaatacaaaataactgtattgaatgcaatacagtggatttatatgtgtaaaagcagtaaattgtctttcatggacatttattttacagtataattatagtatgagtatgttatttttttttatatttaaaaaaaattaaaaaatgtttaattttaaaagcaaattaaatatttatttgtagtaaaatttatttactattttgacatgattttgtgttttcaacttttttatactcatactaataatatactgtaaaataaattttcgtgaaaaacaatgtactggttttagacctataaatccaggcagaaataaaccgctcaggaggttaaagcagcATTAGGTTGGGTTTGCAAGAACTGAAGTGTTGAAtccagaattttctttttaactaggtggaaagaaattgtaggtgggtggcagcccctgtattgtgacccaactcttcagtagccacccaaacacggctgggtggttattgaaaagagccgggtggtgcacccagctaaaagggcctggggggaAAACTCAACTGAGAACTAAGATTTGGTGCCTGATATCAGATTGCCACTTAATTATCAATGGGAAAATTGAATTACAATTAGATATGTCAAAATCCTTTATGGGTGAAatgtgataatataataatattttaggataCTGATAAAATATACGTACcgtatgtatattattttaatgctgaaAATGTGGTAATTCCTTGTCCAACCACCAGGTGTCACCACTAATGTATTACTCTTAACATTCTATACCAGCACTAAAAGTCATTCTGGGTGGACTTATTTCTGTGTAGGTAAGTGTTAGAAGGGCAATAATCAGCTCCCCTGCCCCATGTGACAGAGTTCAGGTGTAGGGTTTGGCTGCATAGGCCCAAGAGATGCATCAGGAAGAGGGGAGCATATCCAGATGTGCCGGGTGATTTTGAGGGCACCTACAGACAATTTAAGTGGTAGGGGACCATAGTAAAGGTGAGTGTCAATGGATAAAGGAGGCAGTGGAGGGAAAagcgacaggttctctttaaaggagCATTGATTTGTACTTAGcttatcctgaaaaaaaaatctactggtGCTGTGCTCCTTTAAGGTTCACCCATTTTTTGTTCCGTGTGCCACATACAAATTTTTCATTACCTCTAAATAATATTCAATCTCCTGTTTAATGCTGGGGATCCATTTCTTCACATCTGTGGCAGTGTGCAGCGCCCCCTGCAGCAAACATAGAGAAAAACACTGGTAAAGGGGACCAGGGgaaaaacaatttacagaaaagAACTCCTATATGGACTTACCAGTTTTGGGCGGCTGCCACAGACGTCCTTCACACGACCCTCTAAAGGGGAGAGAAATGTAGAGGTTACTCCCCCTACAGGTGACGTTTTGTATGAGCTGTGGTGGTGGGCTGTGTCACATGACATCCTTTTTAACGTCTTGGGGACTCAAACCTGCTGCTGCATTCTATGGAATGTATAATGATGTCTGTCCCTGTGCTGCATTTAGCATATCTTCTGTAGGGATTTCAACTTTTCTTTATATACCCTGTAATGCCCCTTCTCTCATACCTCGATTTACTGCCCCCACATTACACACCCTGTACTGCCCCTTCTCTCATACCTCCCTATACTGCCTCTACATTACACACCTCGTATTGCTCCTTCTCCCATACCTCCCTTTACTGCCCCCACATTATGCACCCCGTACTGCCCCTTCTTTCATAACTCCCTATACTACCCCCACATTATACACCTCAAACAGCCCCTTCTCCCTTACCTCCCTATACTCATTATACCACCCTGCACAGGCATCTCCAGATTACACTATCCCTGTACTGCCACCACTGCAAAATTATACCTCACATGCACTGCCTCCTCATTCCATTATACCCCCTGCACTACCCACTCCTCTCAATATACTCTTCTGGACTGTCAATacgtttttggtgttggttcttgtcctTGTTTCATCAAAgttgtgttgagccaacctctttgttaattatttagagctcatagtataggtataaggggaagagggggaaagaaagaggtttcaggttTAGGAGggttttgtgcaaaaataaatcaagtgtgtatttttcaaattacaattagtacatacatcaagggtacatatttattttaagttcaatatccaaatgcctgttattgtcacagagtttggatactttaatctagacataggattccttccaatgtcatacaaagtttATATAAAGATCCCATCTTCCTTCATACCTTTTTGTACTGCCCCCGTTTTTATTATACCCCCCCATACTGCACCCCTCAAAATTTTAACCCCTTGTACGCCTCCCTCATTATACCCCCACAGTACTGAACCCCTCCACTTATACCCCCTGTATTCCTCTCTAATTCTATTATACCNNNNNNNNNNNNNNNNNNNNNNNNNNNNNNNNNNNNNNNNNNNNNNNNNNNNNNNNNNNNNNNNNNNNNNNNNNNNNNNNNNNNNNNNNNNNNNNNNNNNNNNNNNNNNNNNNNNNNNNNNNNNNNNNNNNNNNNNNNNNNNNNNNNNNNNNNNNNNNNNNNNNNNNNNNNNNNNNNNNNNNNNNNNNNNNNNNNNNNNNNNNNNNNNNNNNNNNNNNNNNNNNNNNNNNNNNNNNNNNNNNNNNNNNNNNNNNNNNNNNNNNNNNNNNNNNNNNNNNNNNNNNNNNNNNNNNNNNNNNNNNNNNNNNNNNNNNNNNNNNNNNNNNNNNNNNNNNNNNNNNNNNNNNNNNNNNNNNNNNNNNNNNNNNNNNNNNNNNNNNNNNNNNNNNNNNNNNNNNNNNNNNNNNNNNNNNNNNNNNNNNNNNNNNNNNNNNNNNNNNNNNNNNNNNNNNNNNNNNNNNNNNNNNNNNNNNNNNNNNNNNNNNNNNNNNNNNNNNNNNNNNNNNNNNNNNNNNNNNNNNNNNNNNNNNNNNNNNNNNNNNNNNNNNNNNNNNNNNNNNNNNNNNNNNNNNNNNNNNNNNNNNNNNNNNNNNNNNNNNNNNNNNNNNNNNNNNNNNNNNNNNNNNNNNNNNNNNNNNNNNNNNNNNNNNNNNNNNNNNNNNNNNNNNNNNNNNNNNNNNNNNNNNNNNNNNNNNNNNNNNNNNNNNNNNNNNNNNNNNNNNNNNNNNNNNNNNNNNNNNNNNNNNNNNNNNNNNNNNNNNNNNNNNNNNNNNNNNNNNNNNNNNNNNNNNNNNNNNNNNNNNNNNNNNNNNNNNNNNNNNNNNNNNNNNNNNNNNNNNNNNNNNNNNNNNNNNNNNNNNNNNNNNNNNNNNNNNNNNNNNNNNNNNNNNNNNNNNNNNNNNNNNNNNNNNNNNNNNNNNNNNNNNNNNNNNNNNNNNNNNNNNNNNNNNNNNNNNNNNNNNNNNNNNNNNNNNNNNNNNNNNNNNNNNNNNNNNNNNNNNNNNNNNNNNNNNNNNNNNNNNNNNNNNNNNNNNNNNNNNNNNNNNNNNNNNNNNNNNNNNNNNNNNNNNNNNNNNNNNNNNNNNNNNNNNNNNNNNNNNNNNNNNNNNNNNNNNNNNNNNNNNNNNNNNNNNNNNNNNNNNNNNNNNNNNNNNNNNNNN
This portion of the Pyxicephalus adspersus chromosome 8, UCB_Pads_2.0, whole genome shotgun sequence genome encodes:
- the LOC140336344 gene encoding uncharacterized protein (The sequence of the model RefSeq protein was modified relative to this genomic sequence to represent the inferred CDS: added 67 bases not found in genome assembly) codes for the protein MARNEEKQLGRLNRLWLQREREEGRVKDVCGSRPKLGALHTATDVKKWIPSIKQEIEYYLEQSQLSQYSERKIEEFQEKIEALKKEYQSYLWKLRRLDPSCKEHPWKPRGYTRKRNADGKVPSWVETDESTGGKILVTPVLSEKVKEEHGSDSEEETPQKRFQPPPPSPTCIDPQVQDAPLVFNNANSQPRHIWERSSYNTGGDTAKKLKDILLSGRAEQNVISQENKEKDAAGGGTDTDRRSKGLLGLDCYTSSDEES